One genomic segment of Gottschalkia acidurici 9a includes these proteins:
- a CDS encoding efflux RND transporter periplasmic adaptor subunit: MKNKKLIALIAVLTLSITGCSSTKDKAVHSEKNVKVTKVGQSNYLKGITHLGIVKAKETKNYAFLSGGKLEEIYVEKGQKVKKGDILAKLDTSNLEFSASIIENNIDIARNTLKKTNESYDTNIKTAQTNIKNLENSISAAKVAVDTMKSSLDAYEELYAEGAVPEKQWEAKKAEYKSKQAEYENLLGNYNIAKENLENLKKTKESDINAASANVDISTISQSQTQKSISDSTIHADSDGYVMEIPYKKGEIIGGGYPVVVVKSKQMVVTIGVATENIDKVRLDSVIKINDKVDGKVDSISQYPDEKTRTYSVDITFDSDSFTIGETVEVKVITGSENGSFVPIESVFNIDGLDYVYCVGEKNLVKRKQVSLGEIKGNNVRVIGLESNATVIKEGIKTIKENDTVKILK, encoded by the coding sequence ATGAAGAATAAAAAATTAATAGCTTTAATTGCAGTACTTACATTAAGTATTACAGGGTGTAGTAGTACCAAAGATAAGGCCGTACATAGTGAGAAAAATGTGAAAGTTACTAAAGTGGGACAATCTAACTATTTAAAAGGAATTACACATTTAGGGATAGTCAAAGCAAAAGAAACAAAAAACTATGCTTTTCTCTCAGGCGGAAAGCTAGAGGAAATATATGTTGAAAAAGGGCAAAAGGTAAAAAAGGGAGACATTCTAGCAAAGCTAGATACATCAAATCTTGAGTTTTCAGCATCAATTATTGAAAATAATATTGATATTGCAAGGAATACTTTGAAAAAGACTAATGAAAGTTATGATACAAATATAAAAACTGCACAAACAAATATAAAAAACCTTGAGAACTCTATTAGTGCAGCAAAGGTGGCTGTAGATACAATGAAATCTAGTCTAGATGCATATGAAGAGCTTTATGCAGAAGGTGCAGTACCTGAAAAACAGTGGGAAGCAAAAAAGGCAGAATACAAATCTAAACAAGCAGAGTATGAGAACCTTTTAGGTAATTATAATATTGCAAAAGAAAATTTAGAAAACCTGAAAAAAACTAAGGAAAGTGATATAAATGCTGCTTCGGCAAATGTAGATATATCAACTATATCTCAAAGTCAAACACAAAAGAGTATAAGTGATTCAACTATTCACGCTGATTCAGATGGATATGTAATGGAGATCCCTTATAAAAAAGGAGAAATTATAGGAGGGGGATATCCTGTTGTAGTAGTAAAAAGCAAACAGATGGTAGTAACTATAGGCGTTGCAACAGAAAATATTGATAAAGTAAGGCTTGATAGTGTTATAAAAATTAATGATAAGGTAGATGGAAAAGTTGATAGCATATCACAGTATCCTGATGAGAAGACAAGAACTTATTCGGTAGATATCACTTTTGATTCAGATAGTTTTACAATAGGTGAGACAGTAGAAGTCAAGGTAATTACAGGTAGTGAAAATGGAAGTTTTGTGCCGATAGAGAGTGTATTTAATATTGATGGACTAGATTATGTTTACTGCGTTGGGGAAAAAAATCTAGTAAAGAGAAAACAAGTTTCGTTAGGAGAAATAAAAGGAAACAATGTAAGAGTTATAGGACTAGAAAGTAATGCAACTGTTATCAAAGAGGGAATAAAGACAATTAAA